A window of the Thermoleophilia bacterium SCSIO 60948 genome harbors these coding sequences:
- a CDS encoding glycosyltransferase: protein MRVLVVTNITPDLAAPARGSYVRDQVEALRDEGLDVELLSFPLGKSAYPPAIREIRRRIKNGGFDLVHAHYGLAGACAALAGARPLVVTYHGTDVRHPAVGAISRMLSRRADLVSAASLALFSPEGGRPGLTRLPGRSAILPCGADLSRFSPRTRRESRRRLGLEPDGRYLFFPAATFRPEKRFDRARELARLTDAQLLSGGSIPSERMPDWINAADAVVITSENEGFGLVAVEALACDVPVLSTPVGIAPTLLAGIDGCLTEPFHAERWAEVARRHLDHPDPRVDGRPRAEWLSARRMARRAVRAYRDVLADGVERERSLVEAP from the coding sequence TTGCGAGTCCTCGTCGTAACCAACATCACACCGGATCTCGCCGCGCCGGCGCGCGGCAGCTACGTCCGCGATCAGGTCGAGGCGCTGCGCGACGAGGGGCTCGACGTCGAGCTGCTCTCGTTCCCGCTCGGAAAGTCGGCCTACCCGCCTGCCATCCGCGAGATCCGGCGACGGATCAAGAACGGGGGCTTCGATCTCGTCCACGCCCACTACGGGCTCGCCGGGGCGTGCGCGGCGCTCGCCGGAGCGCGGCCGCTCGTCGTCACCTACCACGGCACCGACGTCCGCCACCCGGCGGTCGGCGCGATCTCGCGCATGCTCTCGCGCCGCGCCGACCTCGTCTCGGCCGCGTCGCTGGCGCTGTTCTCACCCGAGGGCGGCCGCCCGGGCCTGACCCGGCTGCCCGGCCGCTCGGCGATCCTGCCCTGCGGCGCCGACCTGTCGCGCTTCTCGCCCCGGACGCGGCGCGAGTCCCGCCGCCGGCTCGGGCTCGAGCCCGACGGGCGCTACCTGTTCTTCCCCGCGGCGACGTTCCGGCCCGAGAAGCGCTTCGACCGCGCTCGCGAGCTGGCCCGGCTGACCGACGCGCAGCTGCTGTCTGGCGGTTCGATCCCGTCCGAGCGGATGCCCGACTGGATCAACGCCGCCGACGCCGTCGTGATCACCTCGGAGAACGAGGGCTTCGGACTCGTCGCCGTGGAGGCGCTCGCCTGCGACGTCCCCGTCCTCTCGACGCCGGTCGGGATCGCGCCGACGCTGCTCGCCGGGATCGACGGTTGTCTGACCGAGCCGTTCCACGCCGAGCGCTGGGCCGAGGTCGCGCGCCGCCACCTCGACCACCCCGACCCGCGGGTCGACGGCCGCCCGCGCGCGGAATGGCTCTCGGCGCGACGGATGGCTCGGCGCGCCGTCCGCGCCTACCGCGACGTTCTCGCCGACGGCGTCGAGCGCGAGCGCTCGCTCGTCGAGGCGCCCTAG